GGAAAAGGTGTTGGGGGGATTGTCCTTCATCGGGTCGCGGGTGGACAGGCCGGGGGAGGTGATCCACACCGCCGCAAGCAACGTTATCATCGGCGAGATGGACGGTACGATGACGGATCGCGTGAACAAGATCGGCGAAGCGTTCAACGCCGCCGGGGTGAAGTGCAAGGTGTCCGCCGAAGTGAAAAAGGAGATGTTCGGCAAGATGATATGGAACGTGGGATTCAACGCCCTGTGCGCCGTTCTGGAATGCCCCTCCAGGGCCGCCATTGAATTTGACGAGACCAAAAACATCGTGCGCGCCGCAATGCTTGAATGGACCGCCGTTGCGCGGGCGATGGGGGTGGCGTTGACGGACGACATGGCGGACAAGCATATCGAACGCACCTTCAAGGCAGGCGAGATAATCCCCTCCATGCTGCAGGACAGGCGGCGCGGCAAACGGATGGAGATAGAGACGTTCAACGCCAAGGTGGCGCAACTGGGAGAGAAGCACGGGATGCCAACGCCGGTGAACTCCACGCTTTCGGGTATAATCAAGTTCTGGAACAGGGGATTCTGATCTCCTGCCGCCAGCGCTATTTAACGTCGGACTGGAGTCCTTATGCGGGCATGTTCAATATAGTGTTTTGCTCCGCCCCTTGTTATACTAAGTCCAAACAGGACAGTGTCCTTAAAACCGGCCATGGTGGATCGGCCTGAATCTGAAAACGAAGGAGAAGACCATGCCTGAACCGAAATCTCCCCAAAAAGCCCCATATGTACTGGACATGGAGCCCGGCGCGTATATGTGGTGCGGGTGCGGACTTTCCAAAAACCAGCCTTTTTGCGATAACGCGCATAAAGGAACTGAATACCAAGGGACGAAAATCGCCGCGGTGCTTGTCGATATCGACGAGGCGAAGACCGTGGCCTTCTGCGGATGCAAGCACACCAAGACGCCACCTTTTTGCGACGGGACCCATAAAACTCTTACATAACGGCATCGAAGTTGTCCGGGGTTGGACATACCGCAGGCGGAACACCAGCGGAGCCAACCCTGTGTGACAAACTCCCCTTTATCTCTTATATTGATACGGGGGTCATCTAGAGGAGTTGTTATGGGCGCGCTGGAAAAACTGTTTGAGATAGAAAAACGGGGAAGCTCCACCGGCAAGGAAGTCACCGCCGGGATCACCACCTTTCTCACCGCAAGCTACATAATATTCGTCCAGCCCGCCGTGCTCTCCATCGCGGGGATGGACTTCGGATCTGTGATGATGGCCACCTGCATCGCCACGGCGTTTGCCACGGCGCTGATGGCGGTTTTCGCGAATTACCCGATAGTGGTGGCCCCGGCCATGGGGCACAACTTCTTTTTCGCCATCACCGTGTGCGGCGCGGCGGCGGCGGGGGGGATGGGGTTTCACTGGAGCCAGGCGCTGGCGGCGGTGTTCATCTCCGGTTCGATTTTTCTTTTCCTGTCGCTGTTCGGGTTCCGGGAAAAAATAATAAACGCCATACCCTCCCCATTACGGCTTGGCATCGCGGTGGGCATCGGGCTTCTCATCGCCCTTTTGGGGCTGGAGTGGGGCGGGGTGATCGTTTCCAAACCGGGGACGTTTGTAGGTTTTGGCTCCATGCGTTCGGGCCCTGTGTTGCTTACGTTTTTCGGCACGTTCCTGATGCTTGCGTTGATGATCCGCAAGGTGAGGGGGGCCATATTGTGGGGCATCCTCGGTTCGGCGCTGGCCGCGCTTCCCTTCGGGCTGGCCACGTTCCACGGATTTGTCTCCGCCCCGCCATCCATGGTCCCCACGTTTTTAAAGCTCGATTTCGCCGGGCTGTTCGCAAACAGCCAGTGGTGGCTTGTGACCGCGGTGTTTTTCATGCTGGCGCTGTTTGACACGGTTGGGACACTGGTGGGAGTTGCGATGGCTGCGGGGCTGATGGACGAATCGGGAAAGATACCACGGGCGGAACGCGCCATGGCCGCGGACGCGGGGGGCACGATGGCCGGGGCGTTTTTGGGCACATCAACCGTGACGGCGTATATAGAAAGCGCGGCGGGCATAGCTGTGGGAGGCCGCACCGGGCTTGCGGCGCTGGTGACGGCGGGATTGTTTTTACTTTCGATATTCTTCTCCCCCCTGGCCCAGATGGTGGGGGGCGGCTATAAGGTTGCCGAAGGGGTCTATCTATACCCCGTCATCGCTCCGGCGCTGATAGTTGTCGGCTCGCTGATGCTCACGCTGGTCAAAGAGATATCGTGGGACGACCCCGCCGACGGGTTTTCGGCATACATGGCGATAATACTGACTCCGCTTTCCGTGAGCATCACAGAAGGGGTGAGCGTTGCGTTCATATCGTATTCACTGTTGAAGAGCGCCCAGGGGAAATTCTTCGAAGTGCCATGGCTGACGCATGTCTGCTCGGTCCTGTTTATTTTGAGGTATGCGTTTCTGGCGGGGTGAGGGATGATTGAAACATGCTATGCAATTAGCAGATAATAAGAATCAGAAGAAAATTGCGCAAGAGGATATTCCATGAGCGAATCCGCCATTAAATTGCATTTGGAAAAGGTTGAGAACGGGAATTTCCTGGCAACAAGCCCTGATGTGCCCGGCCTGGTGGCGGAGGGGCGCACAATGACGGAGGCTGTGGAAATCGCCCAGGGGCTTGCCCGCAAAATTCTTGAATCATGCATTGAGCATGGTGACGAAATACCGCCCGTTCTGATGAAAATGGTGGATGAGGAATCATCTTCCGTTGATTTTACAGTTCCAGTTCCAGTGAAATAAATGGGGCGGCTGTCAGGCTTCAAATACCGCGAGGTCGCGCAAAAACTCCGGCTGTTCGGATTCGCTTTTGACAGGCCCGGGCCGGGCAGTCATGAAATCTGGCGTCACAGGGAAACCGGCATTGACGTGGACGAGTTTCTGAAAGCATGAATTAAGGGAAAACATTGTGGACGGCCAGTTGAAGCATTATTCGGACAAGCTGGCTTACCAGATAGACTCGTGGGATCTGAAAGTGGCAAAGGCGGCGGAGTTTAAGGTTGACCCGGTAAATTAATGGGGGTGTCGGTAGTAACAAATACTTTGCCGCAACCAGGACAACTAACCGCCGCGTTATTACCCAATATATCCCAATCCAGTTCGTCCATACTCATGGCCTCGCTGATGGTTTTTTAAAAGCTTTAAAGCGATGTTACAGTAAAAAAACCATGTCAACGGCATTGGAAAAATTGGTTGGCCGTTGATTGCCGCCCAATCGCCCCACCCCATCTTGACACGCGTACCGGTACGCGGCACGAAAGACGGGGTCAGGCCGTTTACTTTTGACTTTTTTCCGCTCG
The genomic region above belongs to Nitrospinota bacterium and contains:
- a CDS encoding type II toxin-antitoxin system HicB family antitoxin; translated protein: MSESAIKLHLEKVENGNFLATSPDVPGLVAEGRTMTEAVEIAQGLARKILESCIEHGDEIPPVLMKMVDEESSSVDFTVPVPVK
- a CDS encoding CDGSH iron-sulfur domain-containing protein, which translates into the protein MPEPKSPQKAPYVLDMEPGAYMWCGCGLSKNQPFCDNAHKGTEYQGTKIAAVLVDIDEAKTVAFCGCKHTKTPPFCDGTHKTLT
- a CDS encoding NCS2 family permease, translated to MGALEKLFEIEKRGSSTGKEVTAGITTFLTASYIIFVQPAVLSIAGMDFGSVMMATCIATAFATALMAVFANYPIVVAPAMGHNFFFAITVCGAAAAGGMGFHWSQALAAVFISGSIFLFLSLFGFREKIINAIPSPLRLGIAVGIGLLIALLGLEWGGVIVSKPGTFVGFGSMRSGPVLLTFFGTFLMLALMIRKVRGAILWGILGSALAALPFGLATFHGFVSAPPSMVPTFLKLDFAGLFANSQWWLVTAVFFMLALFDTVGTLVGVAMAAGLMDESGKIPRAERAMAADAGGTMAGAFLGTSTVTAYIESAAGIAVGGRTGLAALVTAGLFLLSIFFSPLAQMVGGGYKVAEGVYLYPVIAPALIVVGSLMLTLVKEISWDDPADGFSAYMAIILTPLSVSITEGVSVAFISYSLLKSAQGKFFEVPWLTHVCSVLFILRYAFLAG
- a CDS encoding 2-dehydropantoate 2-reductase; the protein is MRIVVAGTGGVGAYYGAVLAKAGHEVFFIARGAQLDAISKNGVEVKSINGDFHIAASSGETSAPFGVADLILVCFKAYDTAGTLELYAPSVGPETAIISLQNGVDNEEIIAARFGWEKVLGGLSFIGSRVDRPGEVIHTAASNVIIGEMDGTMTDRVNKIGEAFNAAGVKCKVSAEVKKEMFGKMIWNVGFNALCAVLECPSRAAIEFDETKNIVRAAMLEWTAVARAMGVALTDDMADKHIERTFKAGEIIPSMLQDRRRGKRMEIETFNAKVAQLGEKHGMPTPVNSTLSGIIKFWNRGF